The following coding sequences lie in one Pseudoalteromonas sp. Scap06 genomic window:
- a CDS encoding PleD family two-component system response regulator, with protein MAKLILAIDDDKLMHHIIEESLAGFCKVIHAKNGEDGIRQAIKYNPDIILLDVEMPGMSGYEVCQTIKQNKATTDIPVMFLSSKVGQAERIKGFSVGGADYILKPFNAQELMARIKILYQYRKQCATLQYDIAKANKTAEMAMIETGDMGRIMRFVCQSYHADNLELLSEYFLGFFTPLHLNVVVVFWQNNQGMFYSQETGVCPLEQELLIQHKNAERFVDIGHSTIINYPNISLLIKNMPVDTPSLYGRYKDLFPHILEVTNEKVVTIQQHQYRLMRDNELTLAFKDIVAQLKNQNAMQTSAISQLTEQLEQLQSLMQTHNEIPASQFNQQITQLSHTSQQLVATTNDLAFIKHQLKTTTQQRDDLITQTQLSKQQTQPEPESENNDIELF; from the coding sequence ATGGCAAAGTTAATACTGGCAATTGATGACGATAAATTAATGCACCATATTATTGAAGAATCTTTAGCTGGGTTTTGCAAAGTGATCCACGCCAAAAATGGTGAAGATGGCATAAGACAAGCGATTAAATATAACCCCGATATTATTTTGCTTGATGTTGAAATGCCGGGGATGTCTGGTTATGAGGTTTGCCAAACTATTAAACAAAATAAAGCCACAACAGATATTCCGGTAATGTTTTTATCATCCAAAGTGGGGCAAGCTGAACGTATTAAAGGGTTTAGTGTTGGCGGGGCTGACTACATTTTGAAGCCTTTTAACGCACAGGAGCTGATGGCACGCATTAAAATTCTTTACCAGTATCGCAAGCAGTGTGCAACACTGCAGTATGATATAGCAAAGGCCAATAAAACAGCTGAAATGGCGATGATTGAGACCGGTGACATGGGGCGCATTATGCGTTTTGTTTGTCAAAGCTATCATGCCGATAATTTAGAATTATTAAGTGAATACTTTTTAGGGTTTTTTACTCCATTACACCTCAATGTCGTGGTTGTTTTTTGGCAAAATAACCAGGGAATGTTTTATAGCCAAGAAACAGGCGTATGCCCATTAGAGCAAGAGCTACTCATACAGCATAAAAATGCAGAACGCTTTGTTGATATTGGTCATAGTACTATTATTAATTACCCTAATATTTCACTATTAATTAAAAATATGCCTGTAGATACGCCATCACTTTATGGTCGCTATAAAGATTTATTTCCACATATTTTAGAAGTAACTAACGAAAAAGTAGTGACTATACAGCAGCACCAATATCGACTAATGCGCGACAATGAGCTAACCCTTGCTTTTAAAGATATTGTTGCCCAGCTTAAAAATCAAAACGCCATGCAAACGAGTGCAATTAGCCAGCTTACAGAGCAGCTTGAGCAACTCCAATCGCTAATGCAAACACACAACGAGATACCAGCTTCGCAATTTAATCAGCAAATAACTCAGCTTAGTCATACATCACAGCAGCTGGTTGCAACCACTAATGATTTAGCCTTTATTAAGCACCAGCTAAAAACAACCACTCAACAGCGTGATGACTTAATTACTCAAACACAACTAAGTAAACAACAAACGCAGCCAGAACCTGAGAGTGAAAATAACGATATTGAGTTGTTTTAA
- a CDS encoding class I SAM-dependent methyltransferase, with translation MVIQCAFKECRPYLNELEARFGLAQWAEQSSGFSLHYDDKGLSLYKTDEPKLGAINVDFVTGAVAHRRKFGGGKGQSIAKAVGLNKGATPVVLDATAGLGRDGFVLASLGCKVILHERHPVVAALLYDGLQRAYNDSEIGPWMQQNMSLIFGSSHTLLAQCDSMPDVVYLDPMFPHREKSALVKKEMRVFQELVGGDTDADDLLEFAYPLASKRVVVKRPDYAPFLNDKTPSMQIKTKKNRFDVYVKAAMV, from the coding sequence GTGGTTATACAGTGTGCGTTTAAAGAGTGTCGACCTTATTTAAATGAGTTAGAAGCACGCTTTGGGCTTGCTCAATGGGCAGAGCAAAGCAGTGGTTTTAGCTTGCATTACGATGATAAAGGACTAAGCCTGTATAAAACTGACGAGCCAAAATTAGGTGCTATTAACGTAGACTTTGTAACTGGTGCCGTTGCACATAGGCGTAAATTTGGTGGTGGTAAAGGGCAATCAATTGCCAAAGCAGTTGGTCTTAATAAGGGCGCAACGCCAGTGGTACTCGATGCCACAGCAGGCCTTGGACGCGACGGTTTTGTGTTAGCCTCGCTAGGCTGTAAAGTAATTCTACATGAGCGCCACCCCGTGGTTGCTGCACTGTTATATGATGGCTTACAACGTGCTTATAACGATAGTGAAATTGGCCCATGGATGCAGCAAAATATGAGCCTTATCTTTGGTTCAAGCCATACCTTACTTGCCCAATGTGACAGCATGCCCGATGTGGTTTACCTTGATCCAATGTTCCCGCACCGTGAAAAATCAGCATTGGTTAAAAAAGAAATGCGGGTATTCCAAGAGTTAGTGGGTGGCGATACCGACGCCGATGATTTACTCGAGTTTGCTTACCCACTTGCCAGTAAGCGTGTAGTGGTTAAACGTCCCGATTACGCGCCATTTTTAAATGATAAAACCCCGAGTATGCAAATCAAAACCAAGAAGAACCGCTTTGATGTGTATGTAAAAGCCGCGATGGTTTAA
- the trmJ gene encoding tRNA (cytosine(32)/uridine(32)-2'-O)-methyltransferase TrmJ gives MILDDIRIVLVNTSHSGNIGSAARAMKTMGLSKLYLVDPACEIDSHASALAAGATDVLGNAVVVDTVADAIADCALTIGTSARSRTLSWPMVEPRECGEKLVGEAVNGPVALVFGRENSGLTNEELQLCNYHVCIPANPEYSSLNLAMAVQTLCYETRMAFLNQQPKAEQQEEETLYPSSKQTELFYEHLEDTLFKTGFIIKQHPGMVMTKLRRLFNRARPEDAEMNILRGILTSINKSIK, from the coding sequence ATGATCTTAGATGATATCCGCATCGTTTTAGTAAACACATCACATTCTGGCAATATTGGTTCTGCGGCACGTGCCATGAAAACCATGGGATTATCAAAGTTATACCTTGTAGATCCTGCTTGTGAAATAGATAGTCATGCCAGCGCACTGGCTGCAGGTGCTACAGATGTACTTGGTAATGCGGTTGTTGTTGATACGGTTGCCGATGCCATTGCTGATTGTGCATTAACTATCGGTACTAGTGCTCGCTCGCGTACATTATCGTGGCCTATGGTTGAGCCGCGTGAATGTGGTGAAAAGCTTGTTGGCGAAGCTGTAAATGGCCCTGTAGCACTTGTATTTGGTCGTGAAAACAGTGGCTTAACAAACGAAGAATTACAACTGTGTAATTACCATGTATGTATTCCTGCTAACCCAGAATACAGCTCGCTAAATTTAGCGATGGCAGTACAAACCTTATGTTATGAAACGCGTATGGCATTTTTAAATCAACAGCCTAAAGCGGAACAACAAGAAGAAGAAACCCTATATCCATCGTCTAAACAAACAGAGCTGTTTTACGAACACCTTGAAGACACCTTGTTTAAAACAGGCTTCATCATTAAGCAGCATCCAGGCATGGTAATGACTAAGCTACGTCGCTTGTTTAATCGTGCTCGCCCTGAAGATGCTGAAATGAACATATTACGAGGTATTCTTACCTCAATTAATAAGTCTATAAAATAG
- the iscR gene encoding Fe-S cluster assembly transcriptional regulator IscR, translating into MKLTSKGRYAVTAMLDVALHANIGPVALADISQRQEISLSYLEQLFARLRKNGLVSSVRGPGGGYLLGREADVISVGDVINAVDESVDATRCQRSNTGCQSGMRCLTHTLWSDLSARIEEFLNNITLAELVEKSDVKAVALRQENSVNDAIKQLENIQVSCQL; encoded by the coding sequence ATGAAGTTAACATCAAAAGGCAGATATGCCGTTACAGCCATGCTGGATGTTGCACTACATGCAAATATAGGCCCTGTAGCGCTTGCAGATATTTCGCAGCGCCAAGAAATTTCTTTGTCTTATCTTGAGCAGTTATTTGCCCGTTTACGTAAAAATGGGCTAGTGAGTTCTGTTCGAGGTCCTGGTGGGGGCTATTTACTAGGACGTGAGGCCGATGTAATTTCAGTTGGCGATGTTATCAATGCGGTAGATGAATCTGTTGACGCTACTCGGTGTCAGCGAAGCAATACTGGTTGTCAAAGTGGTATGCGTTGTTTAACCCATACATTGTGGTCAGACTTAAGCGCACGAATTGAAGAATTTTTAAATAATATTACCTTAGCTGAACTGGTTGAAAAGTCGGACGTTAAAGCGGTCGCTCTTCGCCAAGAAAACAGCGTTAATGATGCAATTAAGCAGTTGGAAAATATTCAAGTAAGCTGTCAACTTTAA
- a CDS encoding IscS subfamily cysteine desulfurase, with protein sequence MKLPIYLDYAATTPVDERVAKEMMQCLTMDGNFGNPASRSHRFGWQAEEVVDQARTDIADLINADPREIVFTSGATESNNLAIKGAAQFYKKKGKHVITAKTEHKAVIDTCRELERQGFEVTYMDVEENGLLDLQKLADTMRDDTVLVSIMHVNNELGVIQDINTIGEMCRERKIMFHVDAAQSAGKVLIDVQQTKVDFMSFSAHKVYGPKGVGALYVRRKPRARLEAQMHGGGHERGMRSGTLATHQLVGMGAAFRIAKQDFEKDHAHISALRKRLIDGILTDMDEVYFNGTQDQSVPGIVNISFNFVEGESLLMAVKDIAVSSGSACTSASLEPSYVLRALGRNDELAHSSIRFSIGRFTTEEEIDYTVELMKNSIGRLREMSPLWEMHQEGVDLDSVEWAHH encoded by the coding sequence ATGAAGTTACCGATTTATTTAGATTACGCAGCAACTACGCCCGTTGACGAACGAGTTGCCAAAGAAATGATGCAGTGCCTGACTATGGACGGTAATTTTGGTAATCCAGCATCGCGTTCACACCGTTTTGGTTGGCAAGCTGAAGAAGTCGTTGACCAAGCACGTACTGACATTGCTGATTTAATTAATGCAGACCCACGTGAAATCGTATTCACATCGGGTGCAACAGAATCAAATAACCTTGCTATTAAAGGTGCGGCTCAGTTTTACAAGAAAAAAGGTAAGCATGTTATTACCGCTAAAACTGAACACAAAGCAGTTATCGACACATGTCGTGAGCTTGAGCGTCAAGGGTTTGAAGTAACTTATATGGACGTTGAAGAAAACGGCCTACTTGATCTGCAAAAATTAGCAGATACGATGCGTGACGACACCGTGCTTGTAAGTATCATGCATGTAAATAACGAGCTAGGTGTAATCCAAGATATCAACACCATTGGTGAAATGTGTCGCGAACGTAAAATTATGTTCCACGTAGATGCTGCACAAAGCGCAGGTAAAGTTTTAATCGATGTGCAACAAACCAAAGTAGATTTTATGTCATTCTCGGCGCACAAAGTATACGGCCCTAAAGGCGTAGGTGCTTTGTATGTTCGTCGTAAACCACGTGCACGTTTAGAAGCACAAATGCACGGTGGCGGCCATGAACGTGGTATGCGTTCTGGTACATTAGCAACCCATCAGTTAGTAGGTATGGGCGCAGCATTTAGAATTGCAAAACAAGATTTTGAAAAAGATCACGCACACATCAGTGCGTTACGTAAACGCCTAATCGACGGCATTTTAACAGATATGGACGAAGTGTACTTTAACGGCACACAAGACCAATCAGTACCTGGTATTGTTAATATCAGCTTTAACTTTGTTGAAGGCGAGTCGTTACTAATGGCCGTTAAAGATATTGCGGTATCGTCAGGTTCAGCCTGTACATCTGCAAGTTTAGAGCCTTCTTACGTATTACGTGCACTAGGCCGTAACGACGAATTAGCACATAGCTCAATTCGTTTTAGTATTGGCCGTTTTACCACCGAAGAAGAGATTGATTACACCGTTGAGCTAATGAAAAACTCGATTGGTCGTTTACGTGAAATGTCTCCTCTTTGGGAAATGCACCAAGAAGGTGTTGATTTAGATTCAGTTGAATGGGCGCACCACTAA
- the iscU gene encoding Fe-S cluster assembly scaffold IscU, producing MAYSDKVIDHVENPRNVGALDKNDPSVATGMVGAPACGDVMKLQIKVSAEGVIEDAKFKTYGCGSAIASSSLVTEWVKGKTLDEASTIKNTDISAELELPPVKIHCSILAEDAIQAAIADYKSKHTN from the coding sequence ATGGCTTACAGTGATAAAGTAATCGACCACGTAGAAAACCCACGTAACGTAGGTGCTCTAGATAAAAACGATCCGTCAGTGGCAACGGGTATGGTAGGCGCACCAGCATGTGGTGACGTAATGAAACTGCAAATTAAAGTGTCTGCAGAAGGCGTGATTGAAGATGCAAAATTCAAAACGTACGGCTGTGGTAGTGCAATTGCTTCATCTTCACTGGTAACAGAGTGGGTTAAAGGCAAAACACTAGACGAAGCGTCTACTATTAAAAATACTGATATCAGCGCAGAGCTAGAATTACCACCAGTGAAAATTCACTGCTCAATTTTAGCAGAAGATGCAATTCAAGCAGCAATTGCAGATTACAAAAGCAAACATACAAACTAA
- the iscA gene encoding iron-sulfur cluster assembly protein IscA, with protein MAVTLTDAAANRVQSFLANRGKGIGLRVGIKTTGCSGLAYVLEFVDELNDDDETFAAKGVTLIVDAKSLVYIDGTELDYTKEGLNEGFKFNNPNQADECGCGESFTV; from the coding sequence ATGGCAGTGACATTGACAGATGCGGCAGCAAACCGCGTACAATCATTTTTAGCAAACCGTGGTAAAGGCATAGGCCTGCGAGTTGGCATTAAAACGACGGGCTGTTCAGGTCTTGCTTATGTATTAGAGTTTGTTGATGAGCTAAACGATGACGATGAAACATTTGCAGCTAAAGGCGTTACCTTAATTGTTGACGCTAAAAGCTTAGTTTATATCGACGGCACCGAGCTCGACTACACAAAAGAAGGCTTAAATGAAGGGTTTAAATTTAACAACCCTAATCAAGCTGATGAGTGTGGTTGTGGCGAAAGCTTTACCGTTTAA
- the hscB gene encoding co-chaperone HscB, whose product MRYFELFAIPVDYNIDLATINKHYLELQRAVHPDRHANASSRDKLMAVQSTAEINDALQTLKHPVKRAEYMLSELGVDIRAEQQTLQDPMFLMQQMELREELEELATTIDPDSAIAHFEKQIKQLDQQYSAQLAEQLASNDEQQYQQAADSIRKLKFVYKLRDELERIEDSLFDD is encoded by the coding sequence ATGCGTTATTTTGAGTTATTTGCAATTCCCGTTGACTACAATATTGATTTAGCAACGATTAACAAGCACTACTTAGAACTTCAACGTGCTGTTCACCCTGATCGCCATGCTAATGCTAGCAGTCGTGATAAATTAATGGCCGTACAAAGTACTGCCGAAATTAATGATGCACTGCAAACACTCAAGCACCCCGTTAAACGTGCTGAATATATGTTGAGTGAGCTGGGCGTTGATATTCGCGCTGAGCAGCAAACATTGCAAGATCCCATGTTTTTAATGCAGCAAATGGAGCTTCGAGAAGAACTTGAAGAGTTAGCGACCACAATCGATCCGGACTCTGCTATTGCCCATTTTGAAAAACAAATAAAGCAGCTTGATCAGCAGTACAGTGCGCAATTGGCAGAGCAGTTAGCAAGTAACGATGAGCAGCAATATCAACAAGCAGCAGACAGTATCCGTAAGCTAAAGTTTGTTTATAAGTTACGCGACGAACTTGAACGCATTGAAGACAGTTTATTTGACGATTAA
- the hscA gene encoding Fe-S protein assembly chaperone HscA: MALLQIAEPGQSAAPHEHKLAIGIDLGTTNSLVATVQSGEARTITDESGEAMLPSVVRYQAGGITVGADAMQAATLDPVNTLISVKRFLGKTQAEIEQSYGQLPYQFCDDNGALAIATEAGKISPVKASSHILGALKARAEQSFGNQDILGAVITVPAYFDDAQRQSTKDAAELAGINVLRLLNEPTAAAVAYGLDSGQEGIIAVYDLGGGTFDISILRLNKGVFEVLATGGDSSLGGDDFDSLLVDYLKQETGVTGLSPSVLRLFINKAKACKEALSQYEKVNVGLEFDDEKYMVEVTREKFNELAMPLVKKTLRSCRRAVKDAGIENQEVLQVVMVGGSTRMPLVRTQVGEFFDKQPLTSIDPDRVVALGAALQADVLIGNKPDSDMLLLDVLPLSLGLETMGGLVEKIIPRNTTIPVARAQEFTTFKDGQTAMSLHVLQGERELVDDCRSLAKFSLKGIPPMAAGAAHIRVTFKVDADGLLSVSAMEKSTGVQAEIQVKPSFGLSDDQVANMLKESMSNAKGDMQARMLKEQQVEALRVIEAMEASLAADGDLLEPEQLAALKVEINELAKVRESAQEPSEIKAAIEKMDNASSDFAARRMDASIKKALTGQSVDNI; the protein is encoded by the coding sequence ATGGCATTATTGCAAATTGCTGAGCCGGGGCAGAGCGCGGCACCACATGAACATAAATTAGCAATTGGAATTGACTTAGGTACCACGAATTCATTAGTGGCAACCGTACAAAGCGGCGAAGCTCGTACTATTACTGATGAGTCAGGCGAAGCAATGTTGCCGTCTGTAGTGCGTTACCAAGCTGGTGGCATAACCGTAGGTGCAGACGCGATGCAAGCAGCTACACTCGATCCGGTTAATACACTCATTTCAGTCAAGCGCTTTTTAGGTAAAACCCAAGCCGAAATAGAGCAAAGCTACGGCCAACTGCCTTATCAATTTTGCGATGATAACGGCGCACTTGCGATAGCAACTGAAGCCGGGAAAATCAGCCCAGTAAAAGCATCAAGCCATATTTTAGGTGCCCTAAAAGCACGTGCAGAACAAAGCTTTGGTAATCAAGATATTTTAGGCGCGGTTATCACCGTACCAGCCTATTTTGATGATGCACAACGCCAAAGCACTAAAGATGCGGCTGAACTTGCCGGCATTAATGTGCTGCGTTTATTAAACGAGCCAACCGCGGCTGCGGTTGCTTATGGCTTAGATTCAGGCCAAGAAGGCATAATTGCTGTTTATGACTTAGGTGGCGGAACATTTGATATTTCTATACTGCGCTTAAATAAAGGTGTGTTTGAAGTATTGGCCACTGGTGGCGATTCAAGTCTAGGCGGTGATGACTTTGACTCATTATTAGTTGACTACTTAAAACAAGAAACCGGCGTGACGGGCTTATCTCCTTCGGTATTACGTTTATTTATAAATAAAGCCAAAGCCTGTAAAGAAGCACTCAGCCAATACGAAAAAGTAAATGTTGGTCTTGAGTTTGACGATGAAAAATACATGGTTGAAGTAACGCGAGAGAAGTTTAACGAGCTGGCTATGCCACTGGTAAAAAAAACGCTCCGCTCATGTCGTCGTGCAGTAAAAGATGCCGGTATTGAAAACCAAGAAGTACTACAAGTGGTGATGGTTGGCGGTTCAACCCGCATGCCGTTGGTACGTACTCAAGTTGGCGAGTTTTTTGATAAACAACCACTCACTTCAATTGATCCTGATCGTGTTGTTGCACTGGGTGCAGCATTACAAGCTGACGTATTAATTGGTAACAAGCCAGATTCAGACATGTTATTGCTGGATGTGTTACCGTTGTCGCTAGGACTTGAGACCATGGGTGGCTTGGTTGAAAAAATTATTCCACGCAATACCACTATTCCAGTTGCACGTGCGCAAGAATTTACTACGTTTAAAGATGGTCAAACGGCTATGTCGTTGCATGTATTACAAGGTGAGCGTGAACTGGTTGACGATTGTCGATCGCTGGCAAAATTCAGCTTAAAAGGCATTCCACCTATGGCGGCGGGAGCTGCGCATATTCGCGTTACCTTTAAAGTAGACGCTGATGGTTTACTAAGCGTATCAGCCATGGAAAAATCAACTGGCGTTCAAGCAGAAATACAAGTAAAACCGTCGTTTGGTTTGTCTGACGACCAAGTTGCTAATATGCTTAAAGAGTCGATGAGTAACGCTAAAGGCGACATGCAAGCGCGTATGCTTAAAGAGCAACAAGTTGAAGCGCTTCGTGTAATAGAAGCAATGGAAGCCTCTTTGGCAGCTGATGGCGATTTACTTGAGCCTGAGCAACTAGCGGCGCTAAAAGTGGAAATAAACGAACTTGCAAAAGTACGCGAGAGTGCACAAGAGCCAAGCGAAATTAAAGCAGCCATTGAAAAAATGGACAATGCGAGTAGTGATTTTGCCGCGCGTAGAATGGATGCATCAATTAAAAAAGCCTTAACAGGCCAGTCAGTAGACAATATATAA
- the fdx gene encoding ISC system 2Fe-2S type ferredoxin, whose translation MPQIVFLPHPELCPDGAAIEAPAGETVLDIALKNGISIPHACEKSCACTTCHLVIREGFDSLDESDDLEDDMLDKAWGLEPESRLGCQAIIRDEDLVVEIPKYNLNIVNEEH comes from the coding sequence ATGCCACAAATTGTTTTTCTTCCCCATCCGGAGTTGTGTCCTGACGGTGCTGCAATAGAAGCGCCCGCTGGCGAAACGGTACTTGATATCGCGCTTAAAAATGGCATTAGCATTCCTCATGCCTGTGAAAAGTCATGTGCATGTACAACTTGTCACTTAGTGATCCGTGAAGGTTTTGACTCATTAGATGAAAGTGACGACCTAGAAGACGACATGCTAGATAAAGCCTGGGGTTTAGAACCAGAGTCACGTTTAGGTTGCCAAGCAATTATTAGAGATGAAGACTTAGTGGTTGAAATACCTAAGTACAATCTCAATATCGTTAATGAAGAACACTAG
- a CDS encoding NAD-dependent succinate-semialdehyde dehydrogenase — protein MSDLIFSDSFINGEFYQTSTRFSVDDPATEQSIVDVSDIDEQGVNTAIDAAKGAFVKLKATNATERSETLMRWYELVIKHKQTLATLMTKEQGKPLKESLGEIDYGAGFIKWFAEQAKRSYGDVIPATDNQHRLTSYKQPIGVVAGITPWNFPVAMVTRKVAPAYAAGCSFILKPSEHTPLCAIALAYLADQAGFVKGAFNVLVSQNAKDVGKMLTDSEVVRKFTFTGSTGVGKQLLSQCAQTIKKTSMELGGNAPFIIFDNADIDDAIDGLMAAKFRNSGQACVAANRIFIQRSILNEVLEKITPKVAALKVANGFDENADIGPLIYPKAKEKVQQLIKDALDKGATLIGDNSNLGGSFQNPLIVTNVTTQMDIYHEEVFGPVLTVSPFDEESEVLALANDVPYGLAAYFYSQNIKQIYRVSEGLEFGMIGVNEGVISNPVAPFGGVKQSGLGREGGHQGLDEYLEEKYVCIRV, from the coding sequence TTGAGTGATCTTATTTTTTCAGACTCGTTTATAAACGGTGAATTTTATCAAACTAGCACACGCTTTAGCGTTGATGATCCCGCCACCGAACAAAGTATTGTTGATGTAAGCGACATTGACGAGCAAGGTGTAAATACAGCTATTGATGCGGCAAAAGGCGCGTTTGTAAAATTAAAAGCCACCAATGCAACCGAGCGAAGTGAAACTTTGATGCGTTGGTATGAGTTGGTGATTAAACATAAACAAACGTTAGCTACACTTATGACCAAAGAGCAGGGGAAACCACTTAAAGAATCTCTCGGTGAAATAGATTATGGCGCCGGCTTTATTAAGTGGTTTGCTGAGCAAGCTAAACGTAGCTATGGGGATGTGATCCCTGCAACCGATAACCAGCATCGCCTAACCAGTTATAAACAGCCTATTGGCGTGGTTGCCGGTATAACACCATGGAACTTTCCTGTGGCTATGGTAACTCGAAAAGTAGCCCCTGCTTATGCTGCTGGCTGTAGTTTCATTTTAAAACCTTCTGAACATACACCACTATGTGCTATTGCTTTAGCGTATTTAGCTGATCAGGCTGGCTTTGTAAAAGGTGCATTTAATGTGTTGGTATCACAAAACGCTAAAGACGTTGGTAAAATGTTGACTGACTCAGAGGTGGTACGTAAGTTCACCTTTACTGGCTCTACAGGTGTAGGTAAGCAGTTACTATCACAGTGTGCCCAGACAATTAAAAAAACATCAATGGAATTAGGTGGCAATGCGCCGTTCATTATTTTTGATAATGCCGATATTGATGACGCTATTGATGGGCTAATGGCGGCTAAATTTAGAAATAGTGGCCAAGCGTGTGTGGCGGCAAATCGTATCTTCATCCAGCGCAGTATATTAAATGAAGTGCTTGAAAAAATTACACCCAAAGTCGCTGCGCTCAAGGTTGCAAACGGTTTTGATGAAAATGCCGACATAGGCCCGCTTATTTATCCCAAAGCAAAAGAGAAAGTACAACAACTGATTAAAGATGCTCTCGATAAAGGCGCTACGCTAATTGGTGATAACAGCAATTTAGGTGGCAGCTTTCAAAACCCATTAATAGTTACTAATGTCACTACACAAATGGATATTTATCACGAAGAAGTATTTGGCCCTGTATTAACGGTGAGCCCATTTGATGAAGAAAGCGAAGTCCTTGCGCTTGCTAATGACGTCCCTTATGGATTAGCTGCGTACTTTTATAGCCAAAACATTAAACAAATCTATCGTGTAAGCGAAGGGTTAGAGTTTGGCATGATAGGTGTAAATGAGGGGGTTATATCAAACCCTGTAGCACCGTTCGGTGGGGTAAAGCAATCAGGCCTTGGAAGAGAGGGTGGTCACCAAGGTTTAGATGAATACCTAGAAGAAAAATACGTATGTATTAGAGTTTAA